In Aliamphritea ceti, a single window of DNA contains:
- a CDS encoding DUF262 domain-containing protein — MYQAGGTIRSLLDKVAEQEYLLPAIQREFVWRPEQICRLFDSLLQGYPFGTFLFWKIKPENRDSYQFYQFMQHYHERDNYHCENVTQLPEREFIAVLDGQQRITALNIGLRGSFAWKLTGKWWSNDDAFPVRRLHLNLLRQPDLETGSMYDFEFLTDDKASLDASEQYWFRVGRIMEEEEDALIDEVADDARLSSEQRKEARSTLRHLYRTIHDKDKISFYEESDQSLERVLNIFIRMNSGGTTLSYSDLLLSIAVAQWSSLDAREEIHALVDEMNRVGDGFNVSKDLVLKAGLMLSDIGSVGFKVENFNKENMAILEKNWTPIRDALLLSMQLLASFGFNAQNLRATSAILPLAYYLHHRKLTASYLSRVEYAVDRECIRNWLIRSLLKASGIWGSGLDTLLTMLRSDIKQSGDTGFPLAKIEATMQQRGKSLRFDPEEISELAQLDYGNPRTFALLTLLFPGFDFSRHFHVDHIYPKGLFTRNKLAKVGVPAEQLDELIEASNKLPNLQLLEGTINNQKRQKMPHEWYAQQWPDVNARQAHLQSQAITSLPEQLNQFMDFYRERQETLLARIRTALQPASSVETE, encoded by the coding sequence ATGTATCAAGCGGGTGGAACAATAAGATCATTACTCGACAAGGTTGCTGAGCAGGAATACCTGTTACCGGCCATCCAGCGAGAGTTTGTATGGCGACCAGAACAAATCTGTCGTCTATTTGATAGCCTGTTGCAAGGTTACCCGTTTGGGACCTTTCTATTCTGGAAGATAAAACCAGAGAACCGGGATAGCTATCAGTTTTATCAGTTCATGCAGCATTACCATGAGCGAGATAACTACCATTGTGAAAATGTCACTCAGTTACCGGAGCGCGAGTTCATCGCCGTCCTAGATGGACAGCAGCGGATTACTGCTTTGAATATCGGCCTACGCGGCTCATTTGCGTGGAAGCTGACAGGTAAATGGTGGAGTAATGATGACGCCTTCCCTGTGCGCAGGCTTCACTTAAATCTGTTAAGGCAGCCCGACTTAGAAACTGGGTCGATGTATGACTTTGAGTTCCTTACCGACGATAAAGCTTCTCTGGATGCTTCTGAACAATACTGGTTCCGTGTAGGCCGGATCATGGAAGAGGAAGAAGATGCACTTATCGATGAAGTTGCTGATGATGCTAGGTTGAGTTCGGAGCAACGCAAAGAGGCTCGCTCAACTCTTCGTCACTTGTATCGAACCATCCATGACAAAGACAAGATTTCGTTTTACGAAGAAAGTGATCAGAGCCTAGAACGTGTTCTGAATATATTTATCCGCATGAATAGCGGTGGTACTACCTTGTCCTACTCAGACTTACTACTTTCAATAGCAGTAGCCCAGTGGAGCTCGTTAGATGCCCGTGAAGAAATTCATGCATTAGTGGATGAGATGAACCGTGTTGGTGATGGATTCAACGTATCAAAAGATCTCGTCTTAAAAGCAGGCTTAATGCTCTCTGACATCGGTAGCGTGGGCTTTAAGGTTGAGAACTTTAACAAGGAAAACATGGCGATTCTGGAAAAGAACTGGACGCCAATTCGTGATGCGTTATTGCTCTCAATGCAGTTGCTGGCAAGTTTTGGTTTTAATGCACAAAACCTCAGAGCAACAAGTGCCATCCTCCCGTTGGCGTATTACCTGCACCACCGAAAGTTAACGGCAAGCTACCTTTCTAGGGTTGAATATGCGGTCGATAGAGAATGTATCAGAAACTGGCTCATTAGGTCCCTGTTGAAAGCGTCAGGCATCTGGGGAAGTGGTTTGGATACCCTGCTTACTATGCTTCGCTCAGACATCAAACAATCGGGTGATACAGGTTTCCCGCTAGCGAAAATTGAAGCGACCATGCAGCAGCGTGGAAAATCGTTGCGCTTTGACCCAGAGGAAATTAGTGAACTAGCCCAGTTGGATTATGGTAATCCGCGTACCTTTGCCTTGTTGACTTTGTTGTTCCCAGGATTCGATTTTTCACGACACTTTCATGTGGACCACATTTACCCCAAAGGTTTGTTTACGCGTAACAAGCTTGCAAAAGTTGGTGTCCCAGCTGAACAGCTAGATGAGCTCATCGAAGCATCTAACAAGCTGCCAAACCTTCAGCTGTTGGAAGGGACTATCAATAATCAGAAGCGGCAAAAAATGCCCCATGAATGGTATGCGCAGCAGTGGCCTGATGTGAATGCAAGACAAGCACATCTGCAATCGCAAGCCATAACATCATTACCTGAACAACTAAACCAGTTTATGGACTTTTACCGCGAGCGTCAGGAAACACTGCTTGCCCGCATTAGAACTGCATTACAACCCGCAAGCAGCGTAGAGACAGAATAA
- the pglX gene encoding BREX-1 system adenine-specific DNA-methyltransferase PglX translates to MNTNNIKKYAPKARREFMDAVAKRLNTFGITANKKGELQIAEAKLQGSVLQIAGNSFDGKLAEPRKRIVARSQKLGYAQLIEQVAYTWFNRLCAIRYMEIHDYLGHGFRVLSHPDNPKSFEIIDHAQDAADELGLDRSRIVELKLAGNKDEELYRELLLGQCHKLHEAMPFLFDALDDETELLLPDNLTRTDSILRGLVDGIPEEDWQQVEVIGWLYQFYISEKKDQVMGKVVKSEDIPAATQLFTPNWIVKYLVQNSVGRQWLQTYPDSAIKTQMEYYIEPAEQSDEVNQQLKAITPESIEPETIKVLDPACGSGHILIEAYNVLKAIYEERGFRSRDIPKMILENNLYGLDIDDRAAQLSGFALMMMARDDDKRIFTRNVRLNVLSLQESNHLDLPTLWKALNLSGSWQSGTSQGLFSDDDQDLSSFNADNRYQLLKRTLARFTQAKTFGSLIDVPSDEHEQLKELLNTLVELQESGDSMQKPAAKQLIEIVHQALVLSIRYDAVIANPPYMGGKGMNADLKDFARKYYPNSKSDLFAIFMERAFNLLSKYGLNAQINMQSWMFLSSFETMRETMFDSKTIFDLCHLGARAFSQISGEVVQTCAWVIGNYSIPVYKGDYFRLNFGSEEVKKEKLINRECHYSHLSQSDFSIIKGSPVTYWVPKNILNLFKDKSISDVFEVREGLGTRNDDRFLRRFWEVDYDKISRRENKGKWVKTDKAGTSRRWYGNADFVMNWENDGYEIKNYRNADGSLKSRPQNTQFFFKEAVSWNKVGTATPSFRFRDEEYAFNDAAPSLFGNTQDLLSAQSMLQSSLFEYLLELQGDTINLTTGVIKSLPAILMPEAASITQQAINIAKADWDSLEVSWDFEASPLITYRDELLEANYRKWFEKSKQTTESMLSLEKENDRLYENIVEGKVTNRTRDFQDITLFSSDSILNAEKFRSNTFADLVSYYIGCVMGRYSLVKKGIISASSVTYVKISPEDYGAIAVDEDGIVPITDQYWFKDDATNRFREFVQVVWGDDHLQENLDFVAESLCLNAIKPKKSESALETIRRYLSTQFYKDHLKTYKKRPIYWLFSSGKQKAFECLVYLHRYNEGTLSRMRTEYVTPLLGKYDAYAEQLEKQIETADSTSEANRFKKELDALIKKQVELREFDDKLKHYADMRISLDLDDGVKVNYGKFGDLLADVKAITGSAPEVN, encoded by the coding sequence ATGAATACGAACAACATTAAAAAATACGCACCAAAAGCGCGCCGCGAATTTATGGATGCGGTAGCTAAACGATTAAACACCTTTGGTATTACCGCGAATAAAAAAGGCGAGCTACAAATTGCAGAAGCGAAACTACAAGGTTCTGTGCTTCAAATCGCCGGTAACAGTTTTGACGGAAAACTGGCTGAGCCTAGAAAACGCATAGTGGCCAGAAGCCAGAAACTTGGATATGCACAACTTATCGAACAAGTAGCTTATACCTGGTTCAACCGTCTGTGTGCTATTCGCTATATGGAAATCCATGACTATCTAGGCCACGGTTTTCGTGTTTTGTCGCACCCAGACAACCCTAAAAGCTTTGAAATTATCGACCATGCCCAAGACGCTGCGGATGAACTCGGATTAGATAGATCTCGCATTGTTGAACTCAAGCTTGCGGGCAACAAAGACGAAGAGCTGTATCGTGAACTGCTGTTGGGCCAGTGCCACAAGCTACATGAAGCGATGCCATTCTTATTTGACGCATTGGACGATGAAACTGAGCTTCTGCTACCAGATAACCTAACGCGTACAGACTCAATTCTGCGTGGATTGGTAGATGGCATCCCTGAAGAGGACTGGCAACAGGTAGAAGTTATTGGCTGGCTTTACCAGTTCTACATTTCTGAAAAGAAAGACCAGGTAATGGGCAAGGTGGTCAAGAGTGAAGACATCCCTGCCGCCACCCAGCTATTTACACCCAACTGGATTGTGAAGTACCTGGTACAAAACTCAGTCGGTCGTCAATGGCTGCAAACCTACCCAGACTCTGCCATTAAAACGCAGATGGAATACTACATTGAGCCTGCTGAACAATCTGACGAAGTTAACCAACAGCTAAAGGCTATTACGCCAGAATCTATTGAACCTGAAACCATCAAAGTACTTGACCCTGCTTGTGGTTCGGGCCACATATTGATTGAAGCCTATAACGTGTTAAAAGCCATCTACGAAGAGCGTGGTTTCCGCTCTCGTGACATTCCAAAGATGATTCTGGAGAACAACCTCTACGGCTTGGACATAGATGATCGTGCAGCGCAGCTATCTGGCTTTGCGCTGATGATGATGGCTAGAGATGACGATAAGCGTATTTTTACCCGTAACGTGCGACTTAATGTACTGTCATTGCAGGAAAGTAACCATCTTGACCTGCCGACCTTATGGAAAGCACTCAATCTATCGGGAAGTTGGCAAAGCGGCACATCACAAGGCTTGTTCTCAGATGATGATCAAGATTTAAGCTCGTTCAATGCAGACAACCGCTACCAACTGCTGAAGCGAACGTTGGCAAGATTCACTCAGGCCAAAACCTTTGGTTCTTTGATTGATGTTCCAAGCGATGAGCATGAGCAATTAAAAGAGCTACTGAACACTCTTGTAGAGCTTCAAGAGTCAGGTGACTCAATGCAAAAGCCTGCGGCGAAGCAATTGATTGAAATTGTTCATCAGGCTTTGGTTTTATCAATTCGTTACGATGCTGTTATTGCGAATCCTCCCTATATGGGCGGTAAAGGCATGAATGCAGATCTTAAAGATTTTGCAAGGAAATACTATCCAAATAGTAAATCTGATTTGTTTGCGATATTTATGGAGCGTGCTTTTAACCTTCTATCAAAGTACGGACTAAACGCACAAATAAACATGCAATCTTGGATGTTTCTATCAAGCTTCGAGACGATGCGGGAGACAATGTTTGACTCGAAAACTATATTTGATCTTTGTCATCTTGGTGCTAGAGCTTTTTCACAGATCTCAGGTGAAGTAGTACAAACGTGTGCATGGGTTATCGGTAACTACTCGATTCCAGTATATAAGGGCGATTATTTTAGATTGAATTTTGGTTCTGAAGAAGTCAAAAAAGAAAAACTTATTAATAGGGAGTGCCATTATTCACACTTGAGTCAGTCGGATTTTAGCATAATTAAAGGCAGTCCTGTTACATATTGGGTTCCAAAGAACATATTGAATCTATTTAAAGATAAATCAATTTCTGATGTCTTTGAAGTAAGAGAAGGCTTGGGGACTCGAAACGATGATAGATTCTTAAGACGCTTTTGGGAAGTCGATTACGATAAGATCAGCAGACGAGAAAATAAGGGTAAGTGGGTTAAAACAGATAAGGCGGGGACATCTCGTAGATGGTATGGGAATGCTGACTTCGTTATGAACTGGGAGAATGACGGATACGAAATTAAAAACTACAGAAACGCTGATGGTAGTTTAAAGTCTCGACCACAAAATACACAGTTCTTTTTTAAAGAAGCTGTATCGTGGAATAAAGTAGGAACAGCTACACCCTCATTCCGATTTCGTGATGAAGAGTATGCATTTAATGATGCTGCTCCATCTTTATTTGGCAATACCCAAGATTTACTAAGTGCACAATCTATGCTCCAAAGTAGTTTGTTTGAGTATCTTTTAGAGTTGCAAGGGGACACTATAAACCTTACTACTGGTGTAATTAAATCGCTTCCGGCAATTCTTATGCCGGAGGCTGCTTCAATTACTCAACAAGCAATAAATATAGCCAAAGCTGATTGGGACAGTTTAGAGGTTTCATGGGATTTTGAAGCAAGTCCATTGATAACCTATCGGGATGAGCTATTGGAAGCTAACTATCGCAAGTGGTTCGAGAAGAGTAAACAAACAACGGAAAGTATGCTTTCGTTAGAGAAGGAAAACGACCGACTCTATGAAAATATTGTTGAAGGAAAAGTCACAAATAGAACCCGAGATTTTCAAGATATTACGCTATTTAGTTCAGATTCGATTTTGAATGCTGAGAAATTTCGTTCAAATACATTTGCAGACTTGGTTAGTTATTACATTGGATGCGTTATGGGGCGCTATTCATTGGTCAAAAAAGGAATAATATCAGCCTCTTCTGTTACATATGTCAAAATATCACCTGAGGACTACGGTGCAATAGCTGTTGATGAAGATGGAATTGTCCCAATTACTGACCAATACTGGTTCAAGGACGACGCAACCAATCGTTTCCGTGAGTTTGTTCAAGTCGTTTGGGGTGATGATCATCTGCAAGAAAACTTGGATTTCGTTGCCGAATCACTATGCCTAAATGCCATTAAACCGAAGAAATCTGAATCAGCGCTGGAGACGATTCGCCGTTATTTATCGACTCAGTTCTATAAAGATCACCTGAAGACTTACAAAAAACGCCCTATTTATTGGCTGTTTAGTTCTGGTAAGCAGAAGGCTTTCGAGTGTTTGGTTTACTTACATAGGTACAACGAGGGCACGCTTTCGCGTATGCGTACCGAGTATGTCACCCCGTTACTCGGCAAATACGATGCTTATGCAGAGCAACTTGAGAAGCAGATTGAAACGGCAGACTCGACCAGTGAAGCGAACCGCTTCAAGAAAGAGTTGGATGCCTTAATCAAGAAACAGGTCGAACTACGCGAGTTTGATGACAAGCTAAAACACTACGCCGATATGCGTATTTCACTGGATCTGGATGATGGCGTGAAAGTGAATTACGGCAAGTTTGGTGATCTGTTGGCTGATGTTAAGGCCATTACCGGTTCGGCCCCGGAGGTTAACTAA
- the pglZ gene encoding BREX-1 system phosphatase PglZ type A encodes MQISELAQGVAAKLEQSRIVFWYDPEQSFTEELEHLANSLSLTKESGDKAADITARVLPNDLTILNMGNESVLAVKKRIEVDEREAKFLIYFPSAEPEPDRDWLLDVRLYSEQFFADHSSMLLNELGIPKMALRTHIRKRQSFFANKQRIAGLKKWVTENEDELSLDRKMMAVVVKADSASLSDILLGLLREYAAYIEDESLGQPLWSQLSKFELETSLWAYLSESFGYTVEEPTFSDFVLKLFCTEFWSQIEGVERDWLLNNVLKSASGRATALAFMVSWRDSRSFAAYYESISKVLSQQLEISTRAGQYHPVELIECETFEAVEQAIIRGLVRDLLDSSKALDRVQFDTVLSRRLASHWTLSRKEYFAIYEAIRNAEELMHLRNRYVDGFHFDNAKAMYDAYTTDIYRFDQAYRLFNEHVHSVLSKGADILRQLDDEVESIYTNWYLYELGLAWDRHLANQKLLEKWQISGVPHQYDFYEKEVRTRLSLKQTKRVFVIISDALRFEIANELGAIINNEKRFKAEVSTQLGVLPSYTQLGMAALLPHKALSYQPEQGTAVYVDGISSQGLDNRNAILQKVGGMAVSSKELMSWSNQEGRDKVRDVEVVYIYHDTIDAIGDKAATEEKTFEACRSAIEELKDLVGRVINRLNGSRVVITADHGFLFQQKALVAADKTSLKTKPAGAIEAKKRYIVGNNLPSDEACWKGSINDTAHGSSDTEFLLPKAAQRFHFVGGAKFVHGGAMLQEVCVPVLHVRELQKEQAAKHEKQPVGVVAATQPIKLVNNIDKVRFIQTDPVGERFVARLLDVYIVDAQGNEVSSRETINFDSVSKVMDERTREARLKLIGSQFDRNAQYTLVLENAEMRTRYSQYAVTIDLAFQDDFF; translated from the coding sequence ATGCAGATTAGCGAACTGGCACAAGGTGTCGCTGCCAAGCTCGAACAAAGCCGCATTGTGTTTTGGTACGACCCAGAGCAAAGCTTTACTGAAGAGCTTGAGCATTTAGCTAATTCTTTATCGCTTACAAAAGAATCAGGTGATAAAGCGGCAGATATAACTGCTAGGGTACTGCCAAATGATTTGACCATCCTCAATATGGGCAATGAGTCTGTATTGGCAGTGAAAAAACGCATTGAAGTAGATGAGCGTGAAGCTAAATTCCTTATCTATTTTCCAAGCGCTGAGCCAGAGCCTGATCGTGATTGGTTGCTAGACGTGCGTTTGTATAGCGAGCAGTTTTTTGCTGATCACAGCTCAATGCTGCTTAATGAATTAGGTATCCCGAAAATGGCGCTTCGCACGCACATTCGTAAGCGCCAAAGCTTTTTTGCTAATAAACAGCGCATAGCCGGTTTAAAGAAGTGGGTGACTGAGAACGAAGACGAACTGTCGTTAGACAGGAAGATGATGGCAGTGGTTGTAAAAGCTGATTCTGCGTCTTTGTCGGACATTTTGCTTGGGTTACTACGCGAATATGCGGCTTATATCGAAGATGAAAGCCTTGGTCAACCTTTATGGAGCCAACTAAGTAAGTTTGAACTTGAGACCTCACTCTGGGCATATCTGAGTGAGAGTTTTGGCTATACAGTCGAAGAGCCAACCTTCTCAGACTTCGTGTTGAAATTATTCTGTACTGAATTCTGGAGCCAAATTGAAGGTGTTGAACGCGATTGGTTGCTTAACAATGTTCTAAAAAGCGCATCAGGCCGAGCGACAGCCTTGGCGTTTATGGTGAGCTGGCGCGACAGCCGCTCTTTCGCCGCTTACTACGAAAGCATCTCTAAGGTGCTTAGCCAACAGTTGGAAATTTCGACTCGTGCAGGCCAGTACCATCCGGTTGAGCTTATCGAATGCGAAACGTTCGAAGCTGTGGAACAGGCCATAATCCGTGGTTTAGTTCGTGATTTGCTCGATAGCAGTAAAGCGCTAGACCGGGTTCAGTTTGATACGGTCTTATCAAGACGTCTTGCTAGCCACTGGACATTGTCACGTAAAGAATACTTCGCAATTTATGAAGCTATCCGCAACGCTGAAGAGTTAATGCACTTGCGAAATCGCTATGTGGACGGGTTCCACTTTGATAACGCGAAAGCAATGTACGACGCCTATACCACAGACATTTATCGTTTTGACCAGGCTTACCGTTTGTTCAATGAGCATGTGCACTCTGTATTGAGTAAAGGTGCAGATATACTGCGTCAGCTCGACGACGAAGTCGAAAGCATTTATACCAACTGGTACTTATATGAGCTTGGCCTTGCATGGGATCGTCACTTGGCCAATCAAAAATTACTTGAAAAGTGGCAGATTTCTGGCGTACCGCACCAGTATGACTTTTATGAAAAAGAAGTTCGCACACGACTGAGTCTGAAACAGACAAAACGAGTGTTTGTGATCATCTCTGATGCCCTGCGTTTTGAAATTGCGAATGAGCTTGGCGCTATCATTAACAACGAGAAGCGATTTAAGGCTGAGGTGTCTACGCAGTTGGGCGTTTTGCCGAGTTATACCCAACTTGGGATGGCAGCATTATTGCCTCATAAGGCGCTCAGTTACCAGCCAGAGCAAGGCACGGCTGTTTATGTGGATGGTATTTCTTCACAGGGTCTAGACAACCGCAACGCCATCCTACAAAAAGTAGGTGGTATGGCAGTGAGTTCTAAGGAACTGATGAGCTGGAGTAATCAGGAGGGGCGTGACAAGGTTCGAGACGTAGAAGTAGTTTATATCTATCACGATACCATTGATGCGATTGGTGATAAGGCAGCAACTGAAGAGAAAACGTTTGAAGCCTGTCGTAGTGCCATTGAAGAGCTAAAAGACCTTGTTGGCAGGGTCATCAACCGTCTAAACGGCAGCCGAGTTGTGATCACCGCTGACCATGGCTTCCTCTTCCAACAAAAAGCACTTGTAGCGGCTGATAAAACCTCGTTGAAAACCAAACCTGCTGGCGCGATAGAAGCCAAGAAACGTTATATCGTTGGTAATAACTTGCCTTCAGATGAAGCCTGTTGGAAAGGCTCAATTAACGATACCGCTCATGGCTCTAGTGATACCGAGTTCCTGCTTCCAAAAGCGGCTCAACGCTTCCACTTCGTTGGTGGTGCCAAGTTTGTGCACGGCGGAGCGATGCTACAGGAAGTCTGCGTACCGGTACTGCATGTGCGCGAGCTGCAAAAAGAACAAGCAGCAAAACATGAGAAACAACCGGTAGGTGTTGTAGCAGCCACTCAGCCCATCAAATTAGTAAACAATATCGACAAGGTCAGATTTATTCAGACAGACCCTGTAGGCGAGCGTTTTGTCGCACGGTTGTTGGATGTCTATATCGTCGATGCACAAGGTAATGAAGTATCCAGTCGTGAAACGATTAACTTTGATAGCGTGAGTAAAGTTATGGATGAGCGTACTCGCGAAGCTAGGTTAAAGCTTATTGGCTCTCAGTTCGACAGGAACGCTCAATACACATTAGTTCTTGAGAATGCGGAAATGAGAACGCGCTATAGCCAATACGCGGTAACCATTGATTTGGCATTCCAAGATGATTTTTTCTAA
- the brxL gene encoding protease Lon-related BREX system protein BrxL, which translates to MTTDFSQDHKDEKNQMQSADLDALLNQYFKGRVVRKDLTKQLKEGANVPVYVLEYLLGMYCASDDDEVVMQGLDNVKKILAENYVRPDEAEKVKSLIRERGTFKIIDKVSVKLNQKKDVYEAALSNLGIKDALVPTKIVQDNEKLLTGGIWCIITVQYFFEEGQKTSPFSIMSLKPIQMPSMNMDEVFSTRRHFSTDQWMDVLLRSVGMEPTNLEHRVKWHLITRMIPFVENNYNVCELGPRGTGKSHVYKECSPNSLLVSGGQTTVANLFYNMSSRQVGLVGMWDVVAFDEVAGINFKDKDGVQIMKDYMASGSFARGRDSIEAKASMVFVGNINQSVETLVKTSHLLAPFPDAMIDTAFFDRFHSYIPGWEIPKMRPEFFTNSYGLITDYLAEYMREMRKRSFADAIDKFFKLGNNLNQRDVIAVRRTVSGLLKLLHPDAQYTKDDVRACLTYALETRRRVKEQLKKLGGMEFFDVHFSYIDNESLEEFFVNVPEQGGSKLIPEGLPRAGVVHLVTQGSTGQLGLYRYETQMMAGSGKHSVSGLGSNTAAKEAVRVGFDYFKGNLNRISASAKFSDHEYHLHVVELHNTGPSTKSSLAALIAFCSILMNRPIQEQMVVLGEMTLGGVVNPVQDLAGSLQLAMDSGAKRILLPMASASDIPTVPAELFSKFQISFYADPVDAVFKALGVN; encoded by the coding sequence ATGACAACTGATTTTTCACAAGATCATAAAGACGAAAAAAATCAGATGCAAAGCGCCGACTTAGACGCATTGCTCAATCAATATTTTAAAGGCCGTGTCGTTCGAAAAGATCTGACAAAGCAATTGAAAGAAGGCGCTAACGTCCCTGTCTATGTGCTTGAGTATTTACTAGGCATGTATTGTGCGTCCGATGACGACGAAGTCGTAATGCAAGGCCTTGATAATGTGAAAAAAATCTTGGCTGAGAACTATGTTCGACCAGATGAAGCGGAGAAAGTGAAGTCACTGATTCGTGAACGCGGCACGTTTAAAATCATCGACAAAGTAAGCGTTAAGCTCAATCAGAAAAAAGACGTCTATGAAGCTGCGTTGTCGAACCTGGGGATCAAGGATGCCCTTGTACCGACCAAAATTGTACAAGACAACGAAAAATTATTAACTGGCGGTATCTGGTGCATTATTACCGTCCAGTATTTCTTTGAGGAAGGTCAGAAGACATCACCTTTCTCCATTATGAGTTTAAAACCGATACAAATGCCGTCCATGAACATGGATGAGGTGTTTTCAACCAGAAGACATTTTAGTACCGATCAGTGGATGGATGTGTTGCTTCGTTCCGTGGGTATGGAGCCAACCAACTTAGAGCATCGGGTGAAATGGCATCTTATCACTCGCATGATCCCATTCGTTGAAAACAACTACAACGTGTGTGAGCTCGGACCAAGAGGGACAGGTAAAAGCCATGTCTACAAGGAGTGCTCACCAAACTCATTGCTTGTCTCGGGCGGACAAACAACTGTGGCGAACTTGTTCTATAACATGAGCTCGCGCCAAGTTGGGTTGGTCGGAATGTGGGATGTTGTCGCATTTGATGAAGTAGCAGGTATTAACTTTAAAGACAAAGACGGCGTCCAAATAATGAAAGATTATATGGCGTCAGGGTCTTTTGCCCGTGGTCGTGATTCAATCGAAGCGAAGGCTTCCATGGTATTCGTCGGTAACATCAATCAAAGCGTTGAGACACTGGTGAAGACCAGTCATCTGTTGGCACCTTTTCCTGATGCCATGATTGACACTGCTTTTTTTGACCGTTTCCATTCCTATATTCCTGGATGGGAAATACCGAAGATGCGTCCTGAGTTTTTCACCAATAGTTACGGATTAATCACAGACTATCTTGCTGAATACATGCGTGAAATGCGCAAAAGAAGTTTTGCGGATGCTATCGATAAGTTTTTCAAACTCGGTAATAACCTTAATCAGCGTGATGTGATTGCTGTGCGGAGAACTGTTTCGGGCTTGTTAAAGCTATTACACCCCGACGCACAGTACACAAAAGATGATGTAAGAGCCTGCCTGACCTATGCGCTGGAAACTAGACGTAGAGTCAAAGAGCAATTGAAAAAGCTTGGCGGAATGGAATTTTTTGATGTGCACTTTAGCTACATCGATAACGAGTCATTAGAAGAATTCTTCGTCAATGTACCGGAACAAGGTGGCAGCAAGCTAATTCCTGAGGGCTTACCTCGCGCTGGTGTTGTGCACTTGGTTACTCAGGGAAGCACTGGGCAGCTTGGGTTATATCGCTATGAAACCCAGATGATGGCTGGTTCTGGTAAACACTCAGTGTCTGGGCTTGGTTCGAATACCGCAGCGAAAGAAGCTGTGCGTGTTGGGTTTGATTATTTCAAAGGTAACCTGAATAGAATCAGTGCGTCGGCGAAGTTTTCTGATCATGAGTATCACCTCCATGTTGTTGAGCTCCACAATACGGGGCCAAGTACAAAGTCATCGCTCGCTGCATTAATTGCGTTCTGTTCAATTCTGATGAACCGACCGATTCAAGAGCAGATGGTTGTTTTGGGTGAGATGACTTTAGGTGGTGTCGTCAACCCTGTTCAAGATCTTGCAGGCAGTCTTCAGTTAGCTATGGACAGTGGCGCAAAGCGTATTTTGCTCCCAATGGCCTCAGCCTCAGATATTCCAACGGTTCCTGCTGAGTTGTTCTCAAAATTCCAGATCAGCTTTTATGCAGACCCCGTCGATGCTGTGTTTAAGGCGCTTGGGGTTAATTGA